From Rhizobium favelukesii, the proteins below share one genomic window:
- the dut gene encoding dUTP diphosphatase, which yields MTIHTDTRPTLNIIRLANGQDLDLPSYESKGAAGMDLRAAVDGAAPMTLEPGKRALVPTGFIFEIPDGFEGQVRPRSGLAFKHGLTCLNTPGTIDSDYRGEVKVLLINLGEEPFEITRGMRIAQMVIAPAIQAHICEISEASATARGAGGFGSTGA from the coding sequence ATGACAATCCATACAGATACGCGCCCGACGCTCAATATCATCCGCCTCGCCAACGGCCAGGATCTCGATCTGCCCTCCTACGAAAGCAAGGGGGCGGCAGGCATGGACCTGCGCGCCGCCGTCGATGGCGCCGCACCGATGACGCTCGAGCCCGGAAAGCGCGCCCTGGTGCCGACCGGCTTCATCTTCGAGATTCCGGACGGTTTCGAAGGCCAGGTGCGCCCACGCTCCGGCCTCGCCTTCAAGCACGGCCTTACCTGCCTGAACACGCCCGGAACAATCGACAGCGACTATCGCGGCGAGGTTAAGGTCCTGCTGATCAACCTCGGCGAAGAGCCGTTTGAGATCACCAGGGGCATGCGCATCGCCCAGATGGTGATTGCGCCGGCGATCCAGGCCCATATCTGCGAGATTTCCGAGGCGAGCGCGACCGCACGTGGCGCCGGCGGTTTCGGATCGACCGGAGCATGA
- a CDS encoding peptide chain release factor 3, producing MAESLAEAVSRRRTFAIIAHPDAGKTTLTEKLLLFGGAIQLAGEVKAKKDRMQTRSDWMKIERERGISVVTSVMTFEYKDNVFNILDTPGHEDFADDTYRTLTAVDAAVMVIDAAKGIEPRTLKLFEVCRMRDIPIMTFINKMDRESRDPFEILDEVEEKLALDCAPVTWPIGRSKTFCGTYHLANNEVRASDTQEIMTKVTDPEMVAHRLPENERGAFVEETTLAIEACKPFDKKAFLEGHLTPVFFGSALRNFGVRDLIDALGEFAPPPRDQVADIRTVHATDNKMTAFVFKIQANMDPNHRDRIAFARICSGKLERGMKARLSRTGKQLGLTAPQFFFASQRQLADTAYAGDVVGIPNHGTLRIGDTLTEGESLVFQGVPNFSPEILRRVRLEDAMKAKKLKEALQQMAEEGVVQLFSPEDGSPAIVGVVGALQLDVLKERLMAEYGLPVSFEMSRFSVCRWISADQPGELEKFVTARRGDIARDLDHDPVFLAQDSFSLRYESERYPAIKMAALKEYHAVKAA from the coding sequence ATGGCCGAAAGTCTCGCCGAGGCGGTCTCCCGCCGCCGCACATTCGCTATTATCGCGCACCCGGACGCTGGTAAGACCACGCTCACCGAAAAACTGCTGTTGTTCGGCGGCGCCATCCAGCTTGCCGGTGAAGTCAAGGCAAAGAAGGACCGCATGCAGACGCGCTCCGACTGGATGAAGATCGAGCGCGAGCGCGGCATCTCCGTCGTTACCTCTGTGATGACGTTTGAATATAAAGACAACGTCTTCAACATCCTCGATACGCCCGGCCACGAAGACTTTGCGGATGACACCTATCGCACACTGACAGCCGTCGATGCTGCGGTCATGGTTATCGACGCCGCCAAGGGTATCGAGCCGCGGACGCTGAAGCTGTTCGAAGTCTGCCGCATGCGTGACATTCCGATCATGACCTTCATCAACAAGATGGACCGCGAAAGCCGCGACCCGTTCGAAATCCTTGATGAAGTTGAGGAGAAGCTGGCGCTGGATTGTGCGCCGGTGACGTGGCCGATTGGCCGCTCGAAGACCTTCTGCGGCACCTACCATCTGGCGAACAACGAGGTGCGCGCCTCCGATACCCAGGAAATCATGACCAAGGTCACCGATCCTGAAATGGTCGCCCATCGCTTGCCAGAGAACGAGCGTGGCGCTTTTGTCGAGGAGACGACGCTGGCGATAGAGGCTTGCAAACCCTTCGACAAGAAAGCTTTCCTAGAGGGGCATCTGACGCCGGTCTTCTTTGGCTCGGCGCTTCGCAATTTCGGGGTGCGCGATCTTATCGATGCGCTCGGCGAGTTTGCGCCGCCGCCGCGCGATCAGGTCGCCGATATCCGTACCGTGCATGCGACCGACAACAAGATGACGGCCTTCGTGTTCAAGATCCAGGCGAACATGGACCCGAACCATCGCGACCGCATTGCGTTTGCCCGTATCTGCTCTGGCAAGCTCGAGCGCGGCATGAAGGCGCGGCTGTCGCGTACCGGGAAGCAGCTTGGCCTCACTGCGCCGCAGTTCTTCTTCGCCTCGCAGCGGCAGCTTGCCGATACGGCCTATGCCGGCGATGTTGTCGGTATCCCCAACCACGGAACGCTTCGCATCGGCGACACGCTGACGGAGGGCGAGTCCCTCGTGTTCCAAGGCGTGCCGAATTTCTCGCCGGAGATCCTGCGCCGGGTGCGCCTGGAAGACGCCATGAAGGCGAAGAAGCTCAAGGAAGCGCTGCAGCAGATGGCGGAAGAGGGCGTCGTCCAGCTGTTTTCCCCGGAAGATGGTTCGCCGGCTATCGTCGGTGTCGTCGGTGCGCTGCAGCTCGACGTTCTCAAGGAGCGTCTGATGGCCGAATACGGCCTGCCGGTCTCCTTTGAAATGTCGCGCTTCTCCGTCTGCCGTTGGATCTCGGCCGATCAGCCGGGTGAGCTCGAGAAATTCGTCACTGCCCGTCGCGGCGATATCGCGCGAGACCTGGACCATGATCCGGTGTTCCTGGCGCAGGACAGCTTCTCGCTGCGCTATGAATCAGAGCGCTATCCTGCGATCAAGATGGCTGCTCTCAAGGAATATCACGCCGTCAAAGCGGCGTGA
- the tsaA gene encoding tRNA (N6-threonylcarbamoyladenosine(37)-N6)-methyltransferase TrmO codes for MVGENGIRENEVAVELPPATDAGLVFIGRILTPWSTRMETPRQGRHDGPLCRIEIYEPWRQALQGVEAFERLEVLYWLDRSRRDLVLQSPANSGKLHGTFSLRSPVRPNPIATSIVKLEGVEGATLMVRGMDCLDGTPLLDLKPDRALFKPSAPPQPRDFQTGDDVAHSCKKAW; via the coding sequence ATGGTTGGAGAGAATGGAATCAGAGAAAATGAAGTCGCCGTCGAATTGCCGCCGGCGACGGACGCCGGGCTGGTGTTCATCGGGCGCATCCTCACGCCCTGGAGCACGCGCATGGAGACACCGCGCCAGGGACGGCACGACGGTCCGCTCTGCAGGATCGAGATATACGAGCCGTGGCGACAGGCCCTCCAAGGTGTGGAGGCTTTCGAGCGGCTGGAAGTGCTCTATTGGTTGGATCGGTCACGACGCGATCTCGTCCTCCAGAGTCCGGCCAATAGCGGAAAGCTGCATGGCACGTTTTCTCTTCGCTCGCCCGTACGCCCGAACCCGATCGCGACGTCCATCGTCAAGCTGGAGGGGGTTGAAGGTGCCACCTTGATGGTTCGGGGAATGGATTGCCTTGACGGCACACCGCTTCTCGATCTGAAGCCCGATCGCGCGCTGTTCAAGCCGAGCGCGCCGCCGCAACCTAGAGATTTCCAGACCGGCGACGACGTGGCGCATTCTTGCAAGAAGGCCTGGTGA
- a CDS encoding TOBE domain-containing protein codes for MCADTVRNQEAAYEASARNRLNRKIVEPKKGATTAHVRIDIGGGSIVTASITNEAVDEPGLAVGGDAYAVVKASDVMIAVD; via the coding sequence ATCTGCGCCGATACAGTCAGGAACCAGGAGGCAGCCTATGAGGCGAGCGCACGGAATCGACTGAACAGAAAGATCGTTGAGCCGAAGAAGGGTGCGACCACGGCGCATGTCCGAATCGATATCGGCGGCGGGTCAATCGTCACGGCCTCCATCACCAACGAAGCGGTCGACGAACCGGGGCTCGCCGTTGGTGGCGACGCCTATGCGGTCGTCAAGGCCTCTGACGTCATGATCGCCGTCGACTGA
- the betC gene encoding choline-sulfatase — MARPNILILMVDQLNGTLFPDGPAEFLHAPHLKALAKRSVRFANTYTASPLCAPARASFMSGQLPSRTRVYDNAAEFASDIPTFAHHLRAAGYHTALSGKMHFVGPDQLHGFEERLTTDIYPADFGWTPDYTKPGERIDWWYHNLGSVTGAGVAEITNQMEYDDEVAYNATRKLYDLSRRHDDRPWCLTVSFTHPHDPYVARRKYWDLYENCPALDPDVDALPFDQQDPHSQRLLKACDYDAFEITREQIRRARQGYFASISYIDDKIGELLDVLERGRMADNTIVLFVSDHGDMLGERGLWFKMCFFDGSSRVPLTIAAPGWNAACIQQPVSTLDVTPTLAALAGIDMTKLAPWTDGEDLAPLATGTGARGPVAMEYAAEGSEAPLVCLRDGRFKLTLCDKDPPMLFDLQADPRELTNLAGDAGHAEVLARLKAEADKRWNLQSFDAAVRESQARRWVVYEALRNGAYYPWDYQPLQKASERYMRNHMDLNVLEESQRYPRGE, encoded by the coding sequence ATGGCGCGCCCGAATATCCTCATCCTGATGGTCGATCAGCTCAATGGGACGCTGTTTCCCGACGGGCCGGCCGAATTTCTACACGCGCCTCACCTGAAGGCCCTGGCAAAGCGTTCGGTGCGCTTCGCCAACACATACACTGCAAGTCCCCTTTGTGCGCCAGCGCGGGCTTCCTTCATGTCGGGGCAGCTGCCGAGCAGAACCCGCGTCTATGACAATGCCGCCGAGTTCGCGTCTGATATCCCGACGTTCGCGCACCATCTGCGTGCGGCAGGCTACCATACCGCCCTCTCCGGAAAGATGCATTTCGTCGGCCCCGACCAATTGCACGGTTTCGAGGAGCGCCTGACGACCGATATCTATCCTGCCGATTTCGGCTGGACGCCTGACTACACCAAGCCGGGCGAGCGCATCGACTGGTGGTACCACAACCTGGGCTCGGTCACCGGTGCAGGCGTCGCCGAGATCACCAACCAGATGGAATACGACGACGAGGTCGCCTACAACGCGACCCGCAAACTCTACGATCTCTCGCGCCGTCACGACGACCGCCCGTGGTGCCTGACCGTGAGCTTCACCCATCCGCACGATCCCTATGTCGCACGGCGCAAGTATTGGGATCTGTACGAGAATTGCCCTGCCCTTGATCCTGATGTTGATGCGCTTCCGTTCGACCAGCAGGATCCGCATTCACAGCGCCTCTTGAAGGCCTGCGATTACGATGCGTTCGAGATCACGCGAGAACAAATCAGGCGAGCACGCCAGGGCTACTTCGCCAGCATCTCCTATATCGACGACAAGATCGGCGAGCTCCTCGACGTCCTCGAGCGCGGGCGGATGGCAGACAACACGATCGTTCTATTCGTTTCCGATCACGGCGACATGCTCGGCGAACGCGGCCTCTGGTTCAAGATGTGCTTCTTTGACGGCTCCTCGCGTGTGCCGTTGACGATCGCGGCTCCGGGCTGGAATGCCGCCTGCATCCAGCAGCCTGTCTCGACGCTCGATGTGACCCCGACGCTGGCAGCGCTGGCGGGTATCGACATGACCAAGCTCGCACCATGGACGGATGGCGAAGACCTTGCGCCACTCGCGACAGGGACCGGGGCGCGTGGTCCAGTGGCGATGGAGTACGCCGCCGAAGGCTCCGAAGCCCCCCTCGTCTGCTTGCGTGACGGTCGCTTCAAGCTGACCCTTTGCGACAAGGACCCGCCGATGCTGTTTGATCTTCAGGCCGATCCCAGGGAACTGACCAACCTTGCGGGCGATGCAGGACATGCCGAGGTCCTGGCGAGACTGAAGGCTGAGGCCGACAAACGCTGGAACCTGCAGAGCTTCGATGCCGCAGTGCGCGAAAGCCAGGCGCGTCGGTGGGTCGTCTACGAGGCGCTTCGGAACGGGGCGTACTATCCCTGGGACTATCAGCCGCTGCAGAAAGCTTCCGAACGCTACATGCGCAATCACATGGACCTGAACGTGCTGGAAGAAAGCCAGCGGTATCCGCGCGGCGAGTAA
- a CDS encoding choline sulfate utilization transcriptional regulator, which yields MKSRRVDLGWMRIFAEIGKAGSLSAAASALGLTQPAVSYQIRRLEEQLGVSLLKRQHRGVELTPEGQRLFDVVAKSVSEIDQLARRFRNEADRPTIRLRTDYAFSALWLIPRMHVFRMLYPNVDIQIVATQRTQGNRSDDGDVAVVFGRQTEFERQAVLLLPERVAPVCTQGFLDRYGAISAPTDLARARLIHLDAAEPSPWFDWRRYLAELGVSRDSHAGQGDVSFNTYSLVVQAAIGEQGVAIGWMGLVEPLLASGMLKTAGPTLEAPDRGYWLLPPRTRDAQSDLLAAWLTAEAGIVSRPDP from the coding sequence ATGAAAAGCCGCCGCGTCGATCTTGGATGGATGCGCATCTTTGCTGAAATCGGCAAGGCGGGAAGTCTGTCGGCGGCGGCGAGCGCCCTTGGCCTGACGCAGCCGGCAGTGAGCTATCAAATTCGCCGTCTGGAGGAGCAGCTCGGCGTCAGCCTGTTGAAGCGGCAGCATCGGGGCGTGGAATTGACGCCGGAAGGCCAGCGTCTCTTCGACGTCGTGGCAAAGAGCGTCAGCGAGATCGACCAGCTGGCGCGACGCTTCCGCAATGAAGCCGATCGGCCAACCATAAGGCTGCGCACGGACTATGCTTTTTCTGCTCTCTGGCTGATCCCGCGCATGCATGTGTTCCGCATGCTTTACCCGAACGTCGATATTCAGATTGTTGCGACGCAGCGAACGCAGGGGAACCGTTCGGACGACGGGGATGTTGCCGTTGTCTTTGGTAGGCAAACGGAGTTCGAGCGCCAAGCAGTTCTGCTCTTGCCGGAGAGGGTTGCACCCGTCTGCACCCAAGGCTTCCTCGATCGCTACGGTGCCATCTCCGCGCCAACGGACCTTGCACGCGCTCGCCTGATCCACCTCGATGCCGCAGAGCCTTCGCCCTGGTTCGACTGGCGGCGCTACCTCGCGGAACTGGGTGTCAGCCGCGATAGTCACGCCGGGCAGGGCGATGTGAGCTTTAATACATACTCGCTGGTCGTGCAGGCCGCGATCGGCGAGCAGGGCGTTGCCATCGGATGGATGGGCCTCGTCGAACCGCTACTCGCGTCGGGGATGCTGAAAACTGCAGGCCCAACGCTGGAGGCGCCGGACCGGGGCTATTGGCTGTTGCCACCGCGAACACGCGACGCCCAAAGCGATCTGCTGGCGGCTTGGCTCACGGCGGAAGCCGGTATCGTCAGTCGACCAGATCCTTGA
- the otsA gene encoding alpha,alpha-trehalose-phosphate synthase (UDP-forming), which translates to MTRLVIVSNRVPAPAKEGAASAGGLAVALKAALEERGGIWMGWSGKSSENDEPGALALTEEGKITFALTDLTGKDVEEYYYGFANRVLWPICHYRLDLAEYGRKEMAGYFRVNRFFAHRLAPLLRPDDVVWVHDYHLIPLAAELRQMGFKNRIGFFLHIPWPPADVLYTMPVHEEIMHGLAAYDLVGFQTDHDLENFAGCLRREDMGDAIGDGRFTANDKVFKGGAYGISIETAAFAEFAKKAGSHHLVQRARQSIKGRDLIIGVDRLDYSKGITQRLDAFERFVVNNPAHQRNVTYLQITPKSRSEVPEYEQMQRTVAEQAGRVNGALGTVDWVPIRYINRSVSRPVLAGLYRLAKVGLVTPLRDGMNLVAKEYVAAQDPEDPGVLVLSRFAGAARELKRGALLVNPYDIEGTANALARALNMPLEERRERWQRMMDYLLEYDVSRWCDDFLKDLVD; encoded by the coding sequence GTGACCCGTCTTGTCATCGTCTCCAATCGCGTGCCAGCTCCCGCGAAGGAGGGCGCGGCCTCCGCCGGCGGGTTGGCGGTGGCGCTCAAAGCGGCGCTGGAAGAGCGCGGTGGCATCTGGATGGGCTGGTCCGGCAAGTCGAGCGAGAACGACGAGCCCGGGGCACTCGCGCTGACGGAAGAAGGCAAGATCACCTTTGCCTTGACGGACCTCACCGGCAAGGATGTCGAAGAGTACTATTACGGCTTCGCCAATCGTGTGCTCTGGCCGATCTGTCACTACCGCCTGGACCTCGCGGAGTACGGCCGCAAGGAAATGGCGGGGTATTTCCGCGTCAATCGCTTCTTCGCGCACCGGCTTGCACCGCTGCTGCGGCCCGACGACGTCGTCTGGGTCCATGACTACCATCTGATCCCGCTCGCCGCGGAATTGCGGCAAATGGGCTTCAAGAACCGCATCGGCTTTTTTCTGCACATTCCCTGGCCGCCGGCCGATGTGCTCTATACCATGCCGGTTCACGAAGAGATCATGCACGGACTTGCGGCCTATGATCTCGTCGGCTTTCAGACAGACCATGATCTCGAAAACTTTGCCGGTTGCCTTCGCCGCGAGGATATGGGCGACGCGATCGGTGACGGCCGCTTCACGGCGAATGACAAGGTTTTCAAGGGCGGAGCCTACGGCATCAGCATCGAGACCGCCGCCTTCGCCGAATTCGCCAAGAAGGCCGGCAGCCACCATCTGGTGCAGAGAGCGCGACAGAGCATTAAGGGCCGCGACCTTATCATCGGCGTCGACCGGCTGGATTACTCCAAGGGCATCACCCAGCGGCTGGACGCTTTCGAGCGCTTCGTCGTCAACAATCCGGCCCACCAGCGAAACGTCACCTATCTGCAGATCACGCCGAAATCACGCTCGGAAGTCCCGGAATACGAACAGATGCAGCGTACCGTCGCGGAGCAGGCAGGCCGGGTCAACGGCGCGTTGGGGACGGTGGACTGGGTGCCGATCCGCTATATCAACCGCTCCGTCAGCCGTCCGGTCCTTGCCGGTCTCTACCGGCTGGCCAAGGTCGGGCTCGTCACGCCGCTTCGCGACGGCATGAACCTCGTGGCAAAGGAATATGTCGCCGCGCAGGATCCCGAGGATCCCGGTGTGCTGGTGCTCTCGCGCTTTGCCGGCGCAGCACGCGAATTGAAGAGGGGGGCGTTGCTGGTCAATCCCTATGACATCGAAGGAACCGCCAACGCGCTGGCACGTGCCTTGAATATGCCCCTGGAAGAACGCCGCGAGCGTTGGCAGCGGATGATGGACTATCTGCTGGAGTACGATGTGTCGCGTTGGTGCGACGATTTTCTCAAGGATCTGGTCGACTGA
- the otsB gene encoding trehalose-phosphatase codes for MSYPSEPFPATMPQSASGQTELLSALLSSPQDCALFLDIDGTLLDLAEQPDAIVMPPWLPTALDAVSQRLGGALALVTGRALAYADELFTPFRFPIAGLHGAELRRPDGSIVTAETTAAFEALKAELRAATENLQGVLVEDKGAAVAAHYRLAPQRQADVEPIMERLRSKAGPNWTLQRGKMVLEIRPAGADKGHAVEAFLSMPPFAGRRPIAIGDDVTDEAMFRVANRFGGHSVRVGPSSDTAAALALPSASAVRELIGQFAV; via the coding sequence ATGTCATACCCCAGTGAGCCATTTCCTGCCACGATGCCGCAATCGGCCTCAGGGCAGACGGAATTGCTAAGCGCCCTTCTATCCTCCCCTCAAGATTGCGCTCTTTTTCTCGATATCGATGGCACATTGCTTGATCTAGCCGAGCAGCCGGATGCGATCGTCATGCCACCGTGGCTGCCGACAGCGCTCGATGCCGTGTCGCAAAGGCTCGGCGGGGCGCTCGCCTTGGTAACAGGACGAGCGCTCGCCTATGCCGACGAGCTGTTCACGCCTTTCCGATTTCCGATCGCCGGTCTGCACGGCGCCGAACTGCGCCGACCGGACGGCAGCATCGTGACAGCCGAGACCACCGCCGCATTCGAGGCATTGAAGGCGGAGCTCCGCGCCGCAACCGAAAATCTGCAAGGCGTCCTCGTGGAGGACAAGGGGGCTGCAGTTGCCGCGCACTATCGCCTTGCGCCGCAAAGGCAGGCGGACGTGGAGCCGATCATGGAGAGGCTGCGGTCCAAGGCTGGACCGAACTGGACCTTGCAGCGAGGCAAGATGGTGCTCGAAATCCGACCCGCCGGCGCCGACAAAGGTCACGCCGTAGAGGCGTTTCTGTCGATGCCGCCCTTTGCCGGCAGGCGTCCGATTGCCATCGGTGACGACGTCACGGACGAGGCGATGTTCCGTGTTGCCAATCGCTTTGGCGGCCATTCCGTTCGTGTCGGACCGTCTTCGGACACTGCCGCCGCTCTGGCACTGCCTTCCGCATCGGCGGTACGGGAACTGATTGGGCAGTTTGCCGTTTGA
- a CDS encoding S10 family peptidase codes for MRFLSAILLTTALLAPLTPAFSQETRGEAATQGSSGDGVLKLLPGDSVTRHSMTIGDRTLDYVATAGTLDLFAQDGTKAGAVFYTAYVAKNGRPDRPLTFAFNGGPGAASAFLHLGLVGPRILDFGPKGDDGADARLTDNLQTWLDFTDLVLIDPIGTGWSRTAKADDASKYYNVNSDAESIAKAIALYVAHNSRSGSPKYLLGESYGGFRAAKVAGALKDSQGIIVSGAIMLSPLLEGQLMFNADQFALGAALEFPSLAAANMDRRNAFDEAQQSDAEKFALGDYLTTLAGPAPTGEAAEAFYGKVAGMTGIPEDVVARNRGFLGNAYVKRSGGQGGQVVSPYDAAFSTPDPYPESDSDRGADAILDGFTRAYGGAFADYARNELGFKTEMTYSLLDSDVSRRWEWGGRGGGSRLQASVTDDIRQLLASNPKFRLLIAHGYSDLVTPYGVSRYVVDHLPSSLAGERVALKVYRGGHMFYTRADQRAAFTADARAFFTEHSGAMPAE; via the coding sequence TTGCGTTTCCTATCCGCCATCCTGCTCACAACAGCCTTGCTTGCCCCGCTGACGCCCGCTTTTTCCCAGGAAACGCGAGGCGAAGCTGCCACACAGGGTTCCTCGGGAGACGGCGTGTTGAAGCTGTTGCCGGGCGACTCGGTCACCCGGCATTCAATGACGATCGGCGATCGGACCCTCGACTACGTAGCCACGGCCGGCACGTTGGATCTCTTTGCACAAGACGGCACCAAGGCCGGCGCCGTGTTCTATACGGCCTATGTCGCCAAGAACGGGAGGCCGGACCGGCCCCTGACCTTTGCCTTCAACGGCGGCCCCGGCGCCGCATCGGCGTTCCTGCATCTCGGCCTCGTGGGGCCGCGTATCCTGGACTTCGGCCCGAAGGGCGACGATGGGGCCGACGCAAGATTGACCGACAACCTGCAGACCTGGCTCGACTTTACCGACCTTGTTCTCATCGACCCGATCGGAACCGGCTGGAGCCGAACCGCCAAGGCCGACGACGCCTCCAAATACTACAACGTCAACTCCGACGCGGAGAGCATTGCCAAGGCGATCGCTCTCTATGTGGCCCACAACAGTCGGTCCGGTTCGCCCAAATACCTTCTCGGCGAGAGCTACGGCGGCTTCCGCGCCGCCAAGGTGGCCGGCGCGCTGAAGGATAGCCAAGGCATCATCGTCTCGGGCGCGATCATGCTTTCGCCGTTGCTCGAAGGACAACTGATGTTCAATGCCGATCAGTTTGCCCTGGGCGCGGCACTCGAATTTCCGTCGCTTGCGGCAGCGAACATGGACAGACGCAACGCCTTCGATGAGGCGCAGCAAAGCGATGCGGAGAAATTTGCGCTTGGCGACTATCTCACGACACTTGCCGGCCCGGCGCCGACCGGCGAGGCGGCCGAGGCCTTCTATGGGAAGGTGGCCGGCATGACCGGCATTCCCGAAGATGTCGTGGCGAGGAATCGCGGTTTCCTCGGAAATGCCTATGTCAAGCGGTCAGGCGGGCAAGGCGGCCAAGTGGTCAGCCCCTATGATGCGGCGTTTTCGACGCCCGATCCTTACCCGGAGTCGGACTCGGACCGTGGCGCCGACGCCATTCTCGACGGCTTCACACGCGCCTATGGCGGGGCTTTCGCCGACTATGCCCGCAATGAGCTCGGCTTCAAGACCGAGATGACCTATTCGCTGCTCGACAGCGATGTAAGCCGCAGGTGGGAATGGGGCGGGCGCGGCGGTGGATCCAGGCTGCAGGCGAGCGTTACCGACGACATCCGCCAGTTGCTTGCCTCCAACCCGAAATTCCGCCTGCTGATCGCCCACGGCTACAGTGATCTCGTCACACCCTACGGCGTCAGCCGCTATGTCGTTGACCACCTGCCGTCTTCGCTCGCAGGCGAGCGGGTGGCGCTGAAGGTCTATAGAGGCGGCCACATGTTCTACACGCGGGCCGACCAGCGCGCAGCCTTTACTGCCGATGCCAGAGCCTTCTTCACCGAGCATTCCGGCGCAATGCCGGCTGAATGA
- a CDS encoding CynX/NimT family MFS transporter, with product MTTPLQDSAHVYDLADEQLIDAEADSVPQPQPPAGSRAAVRFLLGVSLVLIAFNLRPVFSSASALLPEIKTELGISSLGASLLTTLPVVCLGAFSPLAPRLAQRIGAERTLLAVLVLLALGTGLRGLSSVPLLFVGTALAGACIAVGNVLLPGLVKRDFADRAALMTGFYTMALCAGAASAAGFTLPLERILGGSLSGALAAWGLPAVIVAVIWLPQVLSTTNQVRRRGFSVQGLWRDRLAWQVTLFMGLQSALAYCVFGWLVPILRERGLDGVTAGAIVSVSVMVQAAACLVAPQIAVRGKDQRLVNVSLCVVAVVPLFGLLFAPLSTVWVWAVLQGIGQGGLIAVAMTTIVLRSRDPHVAAHLSGMAQCVGYLLAAIGPLVVGLIRGWTGSFAWSAVLFVVLGAGAAVNGWNAGRAQYVNARTIVTAD from the coding sequence ATGACCACGCCCCTTCAGGATTCCGCACACGTCTACGACCTCGCGGACGAACAGCTCATCGATGCCGAAGCGGACAGTGTACCGCAGCCGCAGCCACCGGCGGGCAGCCGCGCCGCGGTACGCTTTCTCCTCGGGGTCAGCCTCGTCCTGATCGCCTTCAATTTGCGTCCTGTCTTCTCCAGCGCCTCGGCACTGCTGCCCGAAATCAAGACCGAACTCGGCATTTCGTCCCTCGGCGCCAGCCTGCTGACCACCCTGCCCGTCGTCTGCCTCGGCGCCTTTTCGCCGTTGGCGCCGCGGCTTGCCCAGCGGATCGGAGCGGAGCGGACGCTTCTGGCGGTCCTCGTCCTTTTGGCGCTCGGGACGGGCCTGCGCGGCCTTTCATCCGTTCCACTGCTCTTCGTCGGCACTGCGCTTGCGGGCGCCTGCATCGCGGTCGGGAACGTGCTGCTGCCTGGCTTGGTCAAGCGTGACTTTGCCGATCGAGCCGCGCTGATGACCGGTTTTTACACGATGGCGCTATGCGCCGGCGCAGCAAGCGCCGCGGGCTTCACGCTGCCGCTCGAGCGCATCCTCGGTGGCTCGCTCTCCGGCGCACTGGCCGCCTGGGGGCTACCTGCGGTGATTGTCGCCGTCATCTGGTTGCCGCAAGTGCTATCCACCACGAACCAAGTCAGGCGCCGTGGCTTTTCCGTCCAAGGCCTCTGGCGGGACCGCTTGGCATGGCAGGTTACGCTCTTCATGGGCCTACAATCGGCTCTGGCTTACTGCGTGTTCGGTTGGCTTGTTCCCATCCTGCGCGAGCGCGGCCTTGACGGCGTCACCGCCGGAGCGATCGTTTCGGTATCGGTGATGGTTCAGGCTGCGGCATGCCTTGTAGCTCCGCAGATCGCCGTAAGGGGCAAAGACCAGCGACTGGTCAATGTGTCGCTCTGCGTCGTCGCGGTCGTACCGTTATTCGGTCTGCTGTTTGCGCCACTCTCCACCGTCTGGGTCTGGGCCGTGTTGCAGGGCATCGGCCAGGGTGGCCTGATCGCTGTGGCTATGACGACGATCGTGCTGCGGTCGCGCGATCCGCACGTGGCGGCGCACCTTTCCGGCATGGCACAATGCGTGGGCTACCTTCTTGCCGCGATCGGCCCGCTCGTGGTCGGGCTCATTCGCGGCTGGACCGGCAGCTTTGCATGGTCGGCAGTGCTTTTCGTCGTGCTTGGCGCCGGCGCTGCGGTCAACGGCTGGAACGCCGGTCGGGCGCAATATGTGAATGCGCGGACGATCGTGACGGCGGACTGA